A single window of Echinimonas agarilytica DNA harbors:
- the atpD gene encoding F0F1 ATP synthase subunit beta encodes MSNGKIVQIIGAVVDVEFPQDSVPKVYDALTVQDKGLVLEVQQQLGGGVVRAIAMGASEGLRRGEEVSNTGEGIQVPVGTATLGRIMNVLGEPIDEVGPIGEEERYVIHRAAPSYEEQSNSTDLLETGIKVIDLVCPFAKGGKVGLFGGAGVGKTVNMMELINNIALQHSGLSVFAGVGERTREGNDFYHEMQEAGVVNVENPAESKVAMVYGQMNEPPGNRLRVALTGLTMAEKFRDEGRDVLFFVDNIYRYTLAGTEVSALLGRMPSAVGYQPTLAEEMGALQERITSTKTGSITSIQAVYVPADDLTDPSPATTFAHLDATVVLSRDIASLGIYPAIDPLDSTSRQLDPLVIGQEHYETARAVQSVLQRYKELKDIIAILGMDELSEEDKLTVARARKISRFLSQPFFVAEVFTGSPGKYVSLKETIRGFKGILAGEYDHLPEQAFYMVGGIDEAVEKAQNV; translated from the coding sequence ATGAGTAACGGTAAAATTGTCCAGATTATCGGCGCCGTAGTCGATGTGGAGTTTCCGCAAGATTCTGTACCTAAGGTATACGATGCGCTGACTGTACAAGATAAAGGTCTGGTTCTGGAAGTTCAGCAGCAACTTGGTGGTGGCGTTGTACGTGCCATTGCGATGGGTGCTTCTGAAGGTCTTCGCCGTGGCGAAGAAGTTTCCAATACTGGCGAAGGCATCCAAGTACCAGTAGGTACTGCGACCCTTGGCCGTATTATGAACGTATTAGGCGAGCCAATTGATGAAGTTGGCCCAATCGGTGAAGAAGAGCGTTATGTTATTCACCGTGCTGCGCCAAGCTACGAAGAGCAATCAAACTCTACTGACTTACTAGAAACAGGTATCAAGGTTATTGACCTTGTATGTCCGTTCGCAAAAGGCGGTAAAGTTGGACTGTTCGGTGGTGCGGGTGTTGGTAAAACCGTCAACATGATGGAATTGATTAACAACATCGCATTACAACACTCTGGTTTGTCAGTATTCGCAGGTGTGGGTGAGCGTACTCGTGAGGGTAACGATTTCTACCACGAAATGCAGGAAGCTGGCGTTGTAAACGTAGAGAATCCAGCCGAATCTAAGGTTGCGATGGTATACGGTCAGATGAACGAGCCACCGGGTAACCGTTTGCGCGTTGCATTGACCGGCTTGACCATGGCGGAGAAATTCCGTGATGAAGGTCGTGACGTATTGTTCTTCGTGGACAACATCTATCGTTACACCTTGGCGGGTACAGAAGTATCTGCACTGTTGGGTCGTATGCCTTCTGCGGTAGGTTATCAGCCTACACTTGCTGAAGAAATGGGTGCTTTGCAGGAACGTATTACATCAACGAAGACAGGTTCTATTACCTCGATTCAAGCGGTATACGTACCAGCGGATGACTTGACCGATCCATCACCAGCAACAACCTTTGCTCACTTGGACGCAACGGTTGTTTTGAGCCGTGATATTGCGTCTTTGGGTATTTACCCTGCGATTGACCCTCTCGATTCAACATCACGTCAGTTGGATCCATTGGTCATCGGCCAAGAGCATTACGAAACTGCTCGTGCTGTTCAATCAGTGCTTCAACGCTACAAAGAGTTGAAAGATATTATTGCGATTTTGGGTATGGACGAATTGTCTGAAGAAGACAAATTGACCGTTGCTCGTGCTCGTAAAATCTCTCGCTTCTTGTCACAACCTTTCTTCGTTGCAGAAGTCTTCACTGGTTCGCCAGGTAAGTACGTTTCTTTGAAAGAAACAATCCGCGGCTTTAAAGGCATTTTGGCGGGTGAGTATGATCACCTTCCAGAGCAAGCCTTCTACATGGTTGGCGGTATTGACGAAGCGGTTGAAAAAGCGCAGAACGTTTAA
- a CDS encoding F0F1 ATP synthase subunit epsilon, whose amino-acid sequence MAMTVHLDVVSAEGEIFDGRVESLQVAGTEGELGITPGHAPLLTQLKPGMVRIVKQHGEEEVLYLSGGVLEVQPSQVTVLADTAIRANDIDKAEAQEAKRRAEQKIASAGADFDYALAAQELSKAIAQLQVVEYTKQRFG is encoded by the coding sequence ATGGCAATGACGGTTCATCTTGATGTGGTAAGTGCAGAAGGCGAGATCTTCGACGGCCGCGTAGAGAGCCTACAAGTTGCGGGTACAGAAGGTGAGTTGGGTATTACACCTGGCCATGCACCTCTGTTAACGCAATTGAAGCCTGGCATGGTGCGTATCGTCAAGCAACACGGTGAAGAAGAGGTTTTATACCTTTCTGGCGGTGTGCTTGAAGTTCAGCCGAGTCAAGTCACTGTGCTTGCGGATACAGCTATCCGCGCCAATGATATCGACAAAGCAGAAGCGCAAGAAGCCAAGCGTCGCGCAGAGCAGAAAATCGCGAGTGCTGGTGCTGATTTCGACTATGCATTAGCTGCGCAAGAGCTTTCAAAAGCAATTGCACAGTTGCAAGTTGTTGAGTACACCAAACAGCGTTTCGGTTAA
- the glmU gene encoding bifunctional UDP-N-acetylglucosamine diphosphorylase/glucosamine-1-phosphate N-acetyltransferase GlmU — translation MALSVVILAAGKGTRMRSRLPKVLHTLAHQTLVEHVIDAASGVGAEHIHVVYGHGGDQVKAALAHRELEWAEQAEQLGTGHAVDQALPAIADNDQVLVLYGDVPLTSTETLKALIAQQPEGGVGLLTVNLANPMGYGRIIRDHQDQVVGIVEQKDAAPEQLLINECNTGILCAGGADLKRWLSNLDNNNAQGEYYLTDIIAMAANEGRSIQAAHPATEAEVEGVNDKVQLANLEREYQRLQAESLMRAGALLRDPSRIDVRGSLSVGQDVEIDVNVVFQGDVVLADGVTVGPNSVLIDCSVGEDTLIRANSVIESATVGAKCTIGPFARLRPGAVLADDAHVGNFVEMKNSRLGEGSKANHLTYIGDAEVGKGVNIGAGTITCNYDGANKHKTIIEDNVFVGSDSQLVAPVTIGQGATVGAGSTVTANVGEGELVITRVKQRHIAGWKRPVKQNK, via the coding sequence ATGGCTTTGAGTGTTGTAATTCTTGCTGCGGGTAAAGGTACTCGTATGCGCTCTCGTCTTCCTAAAGTACTTCACACACTGGCACATCAAACGTTGGTTGAGCATGTAATTGATGCTGCCAGTGGTGTGGGTGCAGAACATATCCATGTGGTGTACGGCCACGGGGGCGACCAAGTCAAAGCCGCGCTTGCTCATCGTGAACTTGAGTGGGCAGAACAGGCTGAACAGTTAGGCACAGGTCACGCAGTGGATCAGGCTTTGCCTGCCATTGCAGACAACGACCAAGTCCTTGTATTGTACGGCGATGTGCCTCTGACCAGCACAGAAACACTCAAAGCTCTCATCGCTCAACAACCCGAAGGTGGCGTTGGGTTACTGACTGTTAACTTAGCGAACCCTATGGGCTATGGCCGCATCATTCGTGATCATCAAGACCAAGTGGTTGGCATTGTCGAACAGAAAGATGCCGCACCTGAACAACTCCTGATTAATGAATGCAATACCGGCATTTTGTGTGCAGGTGGAGCGGATTTAAAACGCTGGTTGTCGAACCTTGATAATAACAATGCTCAGGGCGAATATTACCTGACTGATATTATTGCTATGGCGGCAAATGAGGGGCGTAGCATTCAAGCCGCTCACCCGGCCACAGAGGCCGAGGTTGAAGGTGTGAATGACAAGGTTCAGCTGGCAAATCTCGAACGTGAATATCAGCGTCTACAGGCTGAATCGTTAATGCGAGCAGGTGCCCTTTTACGTGATCCCTCGCGTATTGACGTTAGAGGCTCACTCTCGGTGGGGCAAGACGTTGAAATTGACGTGAATGTGGTATTTCAGGGCGATGTAGTGCTTGCTGATGGCGTGACTGTTGGTCCCAATAGTGTGTTGATCGATTGTTCTGTGGGTGAAGACACGCTGATTCGCGCCAATAGCGTCATCGAGTCTGCAACTGTGGGGGCGAAATGTACCATTGGTCCATTTGCTCGATTACGTCCGGGCGCTGTTTTGGCGGATGATGCTCATGTGGGCAACTTCGTGGAAATGAAAAACTCTCGTCTTGGGGAGGGCTCCAAAGCTAATCATCTCACTTATATTGGGGATGCCGAAGTAGGCAAAGGCGTGAATATTGGCGCAGGTACTATCACCTGTAACTACGACGGTGCAAACAAGCACAAAACCATCATTGAAGATAACGTATTTGTTGGGTCGGATTCTCAGCTTGTGGCCCCGGTAACGATTGGTCAAGGCGCTACTGTGGGGGCTGGCTCAACCGTCACTGCGAATGTTGGTGAAGGTGAATTGGTCATTACACGCGTTAAACAACGCCATATTGCAGGCTGGAAACGTCCGGTGAAGCAGAACAAATAA